The Tigriopus californicus strain San Diego chromosome 5, Tcal_SD_v2.1, whole genome shotgun sequence genome includes a region encoding these proteins:
- the LOC131881187 gene encoding uncharacterized protein LOC131881187 isoform X1 codes for MKKIYSTPRSFHLPIPTTNNTYGYSGRSFVEGSQAQRDRLLRLKAELAMLRKKGALKVNQNHPVWHVDPNRSCGRCRAELGRIMNRGAFCKACKVRVCKNCREYNLKGTDWICTVCHKNLEIQVASGEWIKEHMSHSGVIQVKKKTSRHYVPTTPVDLIKSNKNIKRSWTISNPSGTGGPQIQTRSQSDPRNPFSDDPRLPPPKIAPPLFLNIPPPPTTSPPPIPTNQRYVPAFQPPGVMPRRNIPLRSQSMSTADHSTRFYPHRRPPMERAELADTDTDLMDPRKYRTLEGMVGRGRGGHAIITHPENGGYNTNSLERGMRRRLPDIPPSRSLPRPAKRGQSDSRSRDRNGDQKRSQSFGNELDESRRGNHYLSDGPHVKDSSKNKEGRVVREPTPDYDGSSITGDPVLSGKQNPHLGITSLPDTERSHEVYFADNIASTAAAGRVSANFPGLPDYHPLDLAYTVIEERPEDEALATESEDNGSVLEHSLLGSISQVSDTCSSRPLIVIQTWNERQGIEEPSFSRGSSIRSGLRGKRGSRKNSQVINEASVPLKPTSPKLHESLSCSVTSPTTSSISSLPSLMSGSSGKTPNSLEVLPSIVQSEDNRLDFSNSLNRSDSNTTRSSYSLDNTSLDASDISYF; via the exons atgaaaaagaTATACAGCACTCCTCGTTCGTTCCATTTGCCCATCCCAACAACCAACAATACCTATGGATACTCAGGACGAAGCTTTGTGGAAGGAAGTCAAGCCCAAAGGGACCGTCTTCT CCGTTTAAAAGCAGAATTGGCCATGTTAAGAAAGAAAGGTGCCCTCAAAGTGAATCAGAACCACCCAGTATGGCACGTGGATCCCAATCGATCGTGTGGAAGGTGCCGAGCAGAGCTGGGACGCATTATGAACCGCGGGGCGTTCTGCAAGGCCTGCAAAGTGCGCGTGTGCAAAAATTGTCGCGAGTACAATCTCAAGGGAACCGACTGGATTTGCACCGTTTGTCACAAGAATTT AGAGATTCAAGTCGCCAGTGGAGAATGGATCAAGGAACACATGTCTCATTCAGGCGTGATCCAAGTCAAGAAGAAGACCTCGAGGCATTACGTCCCAACAACTCCAGTCGACCTCATCAAAAGCAACAAGAACATCAAGCGATCTTGGACTATTTCCA ATCCAAGTGGCACAGGTGGGCCTCAAATTCAGACCAGAAGTCAATCAGACCCCCGAAACCCTTTCAGCGACGACCCTCGGCTCCCTCCTCCCAAAATCGCCCCGCCTTTGTTTCTAAACATTCCCCCGCCACCCACCACCTCACCGCCTCCAATCCCGACCAATCAGAGATATGTGCCGGCATTCCAGCCCCCGGGGGTGATGCCCCGTCGAAATATACCTCTTAGATCTCAATCCATGTCGACAGCTGATCATTCCACCCGGTTCTACCCTCACAGGCGTCCGCCTATGGAAAGAGCGGAACTGGCTGACACAGACACTGATCTCATGGATCCACGAAAGTATCGGACCCTGGAGGGAATGGTTGGGCGTGGTAGGGGTGGACACGCCATCATAACTCATCCGGAAAATGGCGGGTACAACACCAACAGCTTGGAACGGGGCATGAGGCGACGCTTGCCCGATATCCCTCCGTCCAGGAGTCTGCCCCGACCTGCCAAACGAGGGCAGAGTGACTCGAGGAGTCGGGACAGAAATGGAGATCAAAAGAGATCCCAGAGCTTTGGGAACGAGCTTGAT GAGTCCCGTCGCGGAAATCATTACCTCTCAGATGGTCCCCATGTCAAAGACAGTTCCAAAAATAAGGAAGGTCGCGTTGTACGTGAACCAACCCCTGATTACGACGGTTCATCAATAACAGGAGACCCAGTCCTGTCAGGGAAACAGAACCCACATCTTGGTATTACTAGTTTGCCGGATACTGAGCGCTCACATG AGGTGTACTTTGCTGACAACATTGCTTCAACCGCTGCTGCTGGTAGAGTATCTGCAAATTTCCCTGGTCTACCAGATTATCACCCTTTGGACTTGGCTTATACGGTGATCGAAGAGCGACCCGAGGATGAGGCCTTGGCCACAGAATCTGAGGACAATGGCTCAGTTTTGGAGCATTCATTACTCGGATCTATTTCTCAAGTATCTGACACGTGCTCCTCGAGGCCTTTGATCGTTATTCAAACCTGGAATGAGAGGCAAGGTATTGAAGAGCCTTCGTTTTCTCGAGGGTCCAGTATTCGGAGTGGCCTTCGAGGTAAACGAGGGAGTCGAAAGAACTCCCAAGTGATCAATGAGGCGTCAGTGCCTTTGAAGCCCACCTCACCGAAG CTTCACGAGTCACTTTCCTGCTCCGTGACGTCTCCTACGACCTCTTCGATCTCATCATTGCCTTCGCTAATGAGCGGCTCTTCAGGGAAAACCCCGAACTCCTTGGAGGTACTGCCGTCAATCGTCCAATCTGAAGATAACAGATTAGATTTCTCGAATTCATTGAATCGGAGTGATTCCAATACTACCCGCTCTAGCTATAGCCTTGACAACACTTCTTTGGATGCTTCTGACATTTCTTATTTCTAG
- the LOC131881187 gene encoding uncharacterized protein LOC131881187 isoform X2 — translation MSSHRSGAESPQLTESENAYSEPIFYHRPLPGKRISQGGSSPHRRKLSLPHSMTSSHYYMPAPPYSPRSPARSLVSSSSCSSSRPISSTGFYKTKKTTTGFFKRRCTVEDEGSFRKLDSGEIQVASGEWIKEHMSHSGVIQVKKKTSRHYVPTTPVDLIKSNKNIKRSWTISNPSGTGGPQIQTRSQSDPRNPFSDDPRLPPPKIAPPLFLNIPPPPTTSPPPIPTNQRYVPAFQPPGVMPRRNIPLRSQSMSTADHSTRFYPHRRPPMERAELADTDTDLMDPRKYRTLEGMVGRGRGGHAIITHPENGGYNTNSLERGMRRRLPDIPPSRSLPRPAKRGQSDSRSRDRNGDQKRSQSFGNELDESRRGNHYLSDGPHVKDSSKNKEGRVVREPTPDYDGSSITGDPVLSGKQNPHLGITSLPDTERSHEVYFADNIASTAAAGRVSANFPGLPDYHPLDLAYTVIEERPEDEALATESEDNGSVLEHSLLGSISQVSDTCSSRPLIVIQTWNERQGIEEPSFSRGSSIRSGLRGKRGSRKNSQVINEASVPLKPTSPKLHESLSCSVTSPTTSSISSLPSLMSGSSGKTPNSLEVLPSIVQSEDNRLDFSNSLNRSDSNTTRSSYSLDNTSLDASDISYF, via the exons ATGAGTTCCCATCGAAGTGGGGCCGAATCGCCCCAACTCACGGAAAGTGAGAACGCTTATAGTGAGCCAATCTTTTACCACCGCCCTCTTCCGGGCAAGAGAATTTCCCAGGGCGGATCCAGTCCTCATCGCCGGAAACTTTCCCTGCCTCATTCCATGACGTCGTCGCATTATTATATGCCAGCTCCGCCATATTCCCCGAGATCTCCGGCCAGATCCCTAGTGAGTTCATCCTCGTGTTCTTCGTCGAGGCCAATCTCAAGCACGGGCTTTTACAAGACCAAGAAGACCACCACGGGCTTCTTCAAACGAAGATGCACGGTGGAGGACGAAGGGTCCTTCAGAAAACTAGATTCTGG AGAGATTCAAGTCGCCAGTGGAGAATGGATCAAGGAACACATGTCTCATTCAGGCGTGATCCAAGTCAAGAAGAAGACCTCGAGGCATTACGTCCCAACAACTCCAGTCGACCTCATCAAAAGCAACAAGAACATCAAGCGATCTTGGACTATTTCCA ATCCAAGTGGCACAGGTGGGCCTCAAATTCAGACCAGAAGTCAATCAGACCCCCGAAACCCTTTCAGCGACGACCCTCGGCTCCCTCCTCCCAAAATCGCCCCGCCTTTGTTTCTAAACATTCCCCCGCCACCCACCACCTCACCGCCTCCAATCCCGACCAATCAGAGATATGTGCCGGCATTCCAGCCCCCGGGGGTGATGCCCCGTCGAAATATACCTCTTAGATCTCAATCCATGTCGACAGCTGATCATTCCACCCGGTTCTACCCTCACAGGCGTCCGCCTATGGAAAGAGCGGAACTGGCTGACACAGACACTGATCTCATGGATCCACGAAAGTATCGGACCCTGGAGGGAATGGTTGGGCGTGGTAGGGGTGGACACGCCATCATAACTCATCCGGAAAATGGCGGGTACAACACCAACAGCTTGGAACGGGGCATGAGGCGACGCTTGCCCGATATCCCTCCGTCCAGGAGTCTGCCCCGACCTGCCAAACGAGGGCAGAGTGACTCGAGGAGTCGGGACAGAAATGGAGATCAAAAGAGATCCCAGAGCTTTGGGAACGAGCTTGAT GAGTCCCGTCGCGGAAATCATTACCTCTCAGATGGTCCCCATGTCAAAGACAGTTCCAAAAATAAGGAAGGTCGCGTTGTACGTGAACCAACCCCTGATTACGACGGTTCATCAATAACAGGAGACCCAGTCCTGTCAGGGAAACAGAACCCACATCTTGGTATTACTAGTTTGCCGGATACTGAGCGCTCACATG AGGTGTACTTTGCTGACAACATTGCTTCAACCGCTGCTGCTGGTAGAGTATCTGCAAATTTCCCTGGTCTACCAGATTATCACCCTTTGGACTTGGCTTATACGGTGATCGAAGAGCGACCCGAGGATGAGGCCTTGGCCACAGAATCTGAGGACAATGGCTCAGTTTTGGAGCATTCATTACTCGGATCTATTTCTCAAGTATCTGACACGTGCTCCTCGAGGCCTTTGATCGTTATTCAAACCTGGAATGAGAGGCAAGGTATTGAAGAGCCTTCGTTTTCTCGAGGGTCCAGTATTCGGAGTGGCCTTCGAGGTAAACGAGGGAGTCGAAAGAACTCCCAAGTGATCAATGAGGCGTCAGTGCCTTTGAAGCCCACCTCACCGAAG CTTCACGAGTCACTTTCCTGCTCCGTGACGTCTCCTACGACCTCTTCGATCTCATCATTGCCTTCGCTAATGAGCGGCTCTTCAGGGAAAACCCCGAACTCCTTGGAGGTACTGCCGTCAATCGTCCAATCTGAAGATAACAGATTAGATTTCTCGAATTCATTGAATCGGAGTGATTCCAATACTACCCGCTCTAGCTATAGCCTTGACAACACTTCTTTGGATGCTTCTGACATTTCTTATTTCTAG
- the LOC131881190 gene encoding uncharacterized protein LOC131881190 — translation MARFYESEVSPTFQIHCQNSTARKGRTCRGGHRCVWPTLTVLGLLPLGVVLLIYFHFQSGVQQSANPYFGPETKLRFTPVNGESAIILAKNAADGGNLSIRYIDPSSKCSTILRSFLIPRESQAVYGVTDDGYMMACWTNRSSSRCSHYNPYHKKWNPILTDQLWKANQQSAREAQPNRPQQFGLNVNIGGVVVNANRLVLQGSNGKIQMLQWERPQNRTFLETASKSLQFPDGTCLISVDSKHIIAVGGLHKRPMKTTAHFLVDKNQIFKGFPMPKLNHGRSLHGCTKVSLMNQTWLIAVSGTGNRGRDRNDVEMLPWKPKGYNHQDRWVKLKAELQFPRSQKPVVGLIGNRLFVAGGCSKTDGSFVEVFDYDSQKWTNFSIRIDPSKMQALQVNPSRCQKGKGAEKNKVVFPI, via the exons ATGGCCAGATTTTACGAATCGGAGGTATCGCCTACTTTCCAAATTCATTGCCAAAACAGCACTGCGAGAAAAGGGAGAACCTGCAGGGGAGGACACCGATGTGTCTGGCCAACTTTAACCGTTTTAGGCTTGCTCCCGTTGGGTGTGGtgttattgatttattttcactTCCAATCTGGAGTTCAACAATCTGCCAATCCGTATTTTGGACCAGAGACAAAGTTGAGGTTTACACCCGTAAATGGAGAAAGTGCGATCATCTTGGCCAAGAATGCCGCCGATGGCGGAAACCTGAGCATTCGATATATCGATCCATCTAGCAAATGCTCCACTATTCTTCG GTCTTTTCTCATTCCACGAGAGTCTCAAGCGGTGTATGGCGTCACAGATGATGGCTATATGATGGCTTGCTGGACTAATCGATCAAGTTCGAGGTGTAGTCATTACAATCCCTATCATAAGAAATGGAACCCAATTTTGACCGACCAATTGTGGAAGGCAAATCAACAAAGTGCCAGAGAAGCTCAACCAAATCGTCCCCAACAATTTGGACTGAATGTCAACATTGGAGGCGTGGTGGTGAACGCAAATCGTTTGGTTCTTCAAGGATCCAATGGAAAGATCCAAATGCTCCAATGGGAACGCCCCCAAAATCGGACCTTCCTCGAAACTGCCAGCAAGTCACTTCAATTTCCCGATGGAACTTGTTTAATATCTGTCGATTCCAAGCACATCATTGCAGTTGGAGGACTCCATAAAAGGCCAATGAAGACCACGGCTCATTTTCTGGTTGACAAGAACCAAATCTTCAAAG GTTTTCCAATGCCCAAATTAAACCATGGTAGGAGCCTCCATGGTTGCACCAAGGTGTCTCTGATGAATCAAACGTGGCTGATTGCCGTATCTGGAACGGGCAATCGTGGACGAGACAGAAACGACGTCGAGATGCTGCCGTGGAAACCCAAGGGTTACAACCACCAAGATCGATGGGTCAAATTGAAGGCTGAACTTCAGTTTCCAAGATCTCAGAAGCCAGTGGTGGGACTTATCGGGAATCGGTTGTTTGTGGCTGGAGGCTGCTCAAAAACAGATGGGAGCTTCGTTGAGGTCTTTGACTACGATTCCCAAAAGTGGACTAACTTCTCAATCCGAATCGACCCATCGAAAATGCAAGCCCTTCAAGTCAATCCAAGCAGATGCCAGAAAGGCAAGGGAgcagaaaaaaacaaagttgtGTTTCCTATCTAA